Proteins co-encoded in one Caloenas nicobarica isolate bCalNic1 chromosome 19, bCalNic1.hap1, whole genome shotgun sequence genomic window:
- the NDUFA8 gene encoding NADH dehydrogenase [ubiquinone] 1 alpha subcomplex subunit 8, producing the protein MPGSLRVPSLEELDVQEVTVSSAVLKAAAHHYGAQCDRPNKEFMLCRWEEKDPRRCLREGRQVNQCALDFFRKIKTHCAEPFTEYWTCIDYTNLQELRRCRKQQAVFDNCVLEKLGWVRPDLGDLSKVTKVKTDRPFPENAYHSRPRPEPNPPIEGELKPSLFGSRLFFWSW; encoded by the exons ATGCCCGGCTCGCTGCGGGTGCCGTCGCTGGAGGAGCTCGATGTGCAGGAG GTGACGGTCAGCTCGGCCGTGCTCAAGGCCGCCGCACACCACTACGGCGCGCAGTGCGACCGGCCCAACAAGGAGTTCATGCTGTGCCGCTGGGAGGAGAAGGACCCGCGGAGGTGCCTGCGGGAGGGCCGGCAGGTCAACCAGTGCGCCCTCGACTTCTTCAG GAAGATTAAGACGCACTGTGCGGAGCCATTTACCGAGTACTGGACGTGCATTGACTATACCAACTTGCAGGAGCTCCGTCGGTGCCGAAAGCAGCAGGCGGTGTTCGATAACTGTGTGCTGGAGAAGTTGGGTTGGGTGAGACCTGACCTGGGAGACCTCTCTAAG gttaCAAAAGTGAAGACAGACCGTCCTTTTCCTGAGAATGCCTATCACTCTAGGCCTAGACCAGAGCCAAACCCACCCATTGAAGGAGAGCTGAAGCCATCTCTGTTTGGCAGTCGGCTCTTTTTCTGGTCCTGGTAA
- the MORN5 gene encoding MORN repeat-containing protein 5: METRPRRRAAMELAGGRYRGGTVRGRMEGQGSYTLPTGTEYRGELKDGMFHGEGELLFPDGGTYRALWHRGVPTQGKYTFADGLKYEDKKWHYCDGYDRRFYTEICFGLKAAGISQLTNLDPPRKIPQGCYDCGDGFYNPETRVVVDYKLRFLRNADDDEHEWIIRTCRKAGYKTTEHKPKP, translated from the exons ATGGAGACGCGGCCGCGCCGTCGGGCCGCCATGGAGCTGGCGGGCGGGCGCTACCGCGGCGGCACCGTGCGCGGCAG GATGGAGGGCCAGGGCTCCTACACGCTGCCGACGGGCACCGAGTACCGGGGCGAGCTGAAGGACGGGATGTTTCACGGCGAGGGAGAGCTGCTGTTCCCCGACGGCGGCACTTACCGGGCGCTCTGGCACCGCGGGGTGCCCACGCAG GGGAAATACACTTTTGCAGATGGTCTCAAATACGAAGATAAAAAATGGCATTACTGCGACGGCTACGACAGAAGATTTTACACAGAAATCTGTTTTGGTCTTAAAGCAGCAG gCATTTCTCAGCTTACAAACCTGGATCCTCCCAGAAAAATCCCACAAGGATGTTACGACTGTGGTGATGGATTCTATAATCCTGAAACCAGAGTTGTTGTTGACTACAAACTCAGGTTTTTGAGAAACGCAG aTGATGATGAGCATGAATGGATCATTCGGACCTGCCGGAAAGCGGGGTATAAAACAACTGAACATAAACCGAAACCATGA